From a single Alkalihalophilus pseudofirmus genomic region:
- the katG gene encoding catalase/peroxidase HPI, translating to MDTQNNENAGKCPFTGESGDKPSRGTKNKDWWPNQLDLNVLHQHDTKTNPLGADFNYAEEFKKLDYDALKQDLLNLMTDSQDWWPADYGHYGPFFIRMSWHAAGTYRTVDGRGGGGSGSQRFAPLNSWPDNGNLDKARRLLWPIKQKYGNKLSWADLLVFTGNVAIESMGGKTIGFGGGREDIWHPEEDVNWGPENEWLGDNRYSGERDLENPLAAVQMGLIYVNPEGPNGKPDPLGSARDIRDTFKRMGMNDEETVALTAGGHTFGKAHGAGDPSHVTEEPEGALIEHQGFGWKSTHEVGHGPFTITSGIEGAWTPTPTKWDMSYFDMLFGYEWELTKSPAGAYQWAPINPDEDHLAPEVDDPSKKVPTMMTTADMAMRMDPEYEKISRRFHNNPDEFADAFARAWFKLLHRDMGPRDRYLGPEVPEEEFIWQDPIPKVDYELSAAEIKELKEKILASELTVSELVKTAWASASTFRNSDKRGGANGARIRLAPQKDWEANEPEKLSQVLNVYEEIQSSLDKKVSLADLIVLGGSAAVEKAAKDAGFDVEVPFTPGRGDATEEQTDAENFEVLEPVSDGFRNYQKKEYSLKPEEFLVDKAQLLDLTAAEMTVLIGGMRVLGANHGDTQHGVFTDRVGTLTNDFFVNLLDMGLEWKPVDGGVYEGYDRKSGELKRTATRVDLVFGSHSILRALAEVYAQDDSQEKFVRDFITAWVKVMDADRFDVKK from the coding sequence ATGGACACGCAAAACAATGAAAATGCAGGAAAGTGCCCTTTTACAGGCGAAAGCGGCGACAAACCATCTAGAGGAACTAAAAACAAGGATTGGTGGCCAAATCAACTTGACTTGAATGTGCTTCATCAACATGATACAAAGACAAACCCGCTTGGTGCGGACTTTAATTATGCAGAGGAATTCAAAAAGCTTGATTACGATGCTCTGAAACAAGATCTTCTTAACCTCATGACAGACAGCCAGGATTGGTGGCCTGCAGATTACGGTCATTATGGTCCGTTCTTTATTCGTATGTCGTGGCATGCAGCTGGTACATATCGTACAGTGGATGGACGCGGCGGCGGCGGAAGCGGCTCGCAGCGCTTTGCTCCTCTTAACAGCTGGCCTGATAACGGAAATTTGGATAAAGCTCGCAGACTTCTTTGGCCGATCAAACAAAAGTATGGAAATAAACTATCTTGGGCAGACCTGCTCGTTTTCACAGGTAATGTAGCGATTGAATCAATGGGTGGAAAAACGATCGGTTTTGGCGGAGGCCGTGAAGATATTTGGCATCCAGAAGAAGACGTGAACTGGGGACCTGAAAATGAATGGCTCGGGGATAACCGCTATTCCGGGGAACGTGATTTAGAAAATCCGCTTGCTGCGGTTCAAATGGGCTTAATTTATGTAAATCCAGAAGGACCAAACGGAAAGCCTGACCCGCTTGGTAGTGCGCGCGATATTCGTGATACGTTTAAACGCATGGGAATGAATGATGAAGAAACGGTCGCACTTACAGCTGGCGGACACACATTCGGTAAAGCACACGGAGCAGGTGACCCTTCTCATGTAACAGAAGAACCAGAGGGAGCTTTAATTGAACATCAAGGCTTCGGCTGGAAGAGCACACATGAAGTCGGCCATGGCCCTTTCACGATTACAAGTGGAATTGAAGGTGCCTGGACCCCTACTCCGACAAAATGGGATATGAGTTATTTTGATATGCTGTTTGGCTATGAGTGGGAGCTGACTAAGAGCCCTGCCGGAGCTTATCAATGGGCGCCGATTAATCCAGATGAAGATCATCTAGCACCTGAAGTTGATGATCCATCTAAAAAGGTTCCAACGATGATGACGACAGCAGACATGGCAATGCGTATGGACCCAGAATACGAGAAAATCTCTCGCCGCTTCCACAACAATCCAGACGAGTTTGCTGATGCATTTGCTCGTGCTTGGTTTAAGCTGCTTCATCGTGATATGGGGCCTCGTGACAGATATCTAGGTCCAGAAGTACCAGAAGAAGAGTTCATTTGGCAGGACCCTATTCCAAAAGTTGACTACGAGTTGTCTGCTGCAGAAATTAAAGAGCTTAAAGAAAAGATCTTAGCATCTGAACTTACTGTAAGCGAGCTTGTTAAAACGGCTTGGGCTTCAGCTTCAACCTTCCGTAATTCTGATAAACGCGGCGGTGCAAATGGTGCACGCATCCGACTTGCTCCGCAAAAAGATTGGGAAGCGAATGAGCCTGAAAAGCTTTCTCAAGTATTAAACGTGTATGAAGAGATTCAAAGCAGCCTAGATAAAAAAGTCAGCCTGGCTGATTTAATTGTACTAGGTGGTAGTGCGGCGGTTGAGAAAGCAGCAAAAGATGCCGGCTTTGATGTTGAGGTTCCGTTTACTCCAGGTCGTGGTGATGCAACGGAAGAGCAAACAGATGCGGAGAACTTTGAAGTGTTAGAGCCTGTATCCGATGGGTTCAGGAACTACCAGAAGAAAGAATACAGCCTCAAGCCAGAGGAGTTTCTTGTTGATAAAGCACAGCTGCTTGATTTAACAGCTGCTGAGATGACTGTTTTAATTGGCGGGATGCGTGTATTAGGCGCGAACCACGGCGATACACAGCACGGAGTATTTACAGATCGTGTCGGTACGTTAACAAACGACTTCTTCGTTAACCTGCTTGATATGGGACTTGAGTGGAAGCCAGTAGATGGCGGTGTGTATGAAGGATATGACCGCAAATCAGGTGAACTCAAACGTACTGCTACAAGAGTAGACCTCGTATTTGGTTCTCACTCAATCCTGCGTGCCCTAGCTGAAGTATACGCACAAGATGACAGCCAAGAAAAATTTGTTCGTGACTTTATCACGGCATGGGTGAAAGTAATGGATGCAGATCGATTTGATGTGAAGAAATAA
- a CDS encoding antibiotic biosynthesis monooxygenase family protein, whose product MFVQVKTLVVEEGYADKMVEKFATEGIIEEQPGFLDLTVLQKKKRRGHEEIMVLIRWESEEAWKAWETSELHLAGHRANRGKPKPAFIHEGGQDVYNVIGTKEYREPVSK is encoded by the coding sequence ATGTTTGTTCAAGTGAAAACATTGGTAGTAGAAGAAGGATACGCGGATAAAATGGTTGAAAAATTTGCGACGGAGGGGATCATTGAAGAGCAGCCTGGTTTCTTAGATCTCACTGTTTTACAAAAAAAGAAGCGTAGAGGCCATGAAGAAATTATGGTTTTAATTCGTTGGGAGTCAGAAGAAGCATGGAAAGCTTGGGAAACAAGCGAATTGCACCTTGCTGGCCATAGAGCAAATCGCGGTAAGCCAAAGCCAGCTTTTATTCATGAAGGCGGGCAAGATGTATATAACGTCATTGGAACAAAAGAATATAGAGAACCTGTTTCAAAATAA
- a CDS encoding peptidylprolyl isomerase gives MIKAFKWSLLAMLLMLLAACGQADESETVDNEEEESSDTGYEAGPVVTMEMEDGGEVVIELYPEVAPQTVENFVSLVEDGFYDGLTFHRVIPGFMIQGGDPDGNGTGGPGHSIEGEFSSNGFENNLKHERGVISMARSQDPNSAGSQFFIMVADTPSLDGEYASFGKVIEGMDVVDDIVSVETMPGDMPVEGQEQVIKQMTVETNE, from the coding sequence ATGATAAAAGCATTTAAATGGAGTCTTTTGGCTATGCTTCTCATGCTGCTGGCTGCTTGTGGACAAGCAGATGAGAGCGAGACAGTTGATAATGAAGAGGAAGAAAGTTCCGATACTGGATATGAGGCAGGACCGGTTGTTACCATGGAAATGGAGGACGGGGGAGAAGTGGTTATTGAACTTTACCCAGAAGTAGCTCCACAAACTGTCGAGAATTTTGTTTCACTTGTAGAAGATGGTTTTTATGATGGACTGACGTTTCACCGAGTCATTCCAGGGTTCATGATCCAAGGCGGAGATCCAGATGGAAATGGAACAGGCGGACCTGGACATTCAATCGAGGGTGAATTTTCTAGTAATGGGTTTGAAAATAACTTAAAACATGAACGGGGTGTCATTTCTATGGCAAGATCACAAGACCCTAATTCTGCAGGTTCTCAGTTCTTTATTATGGTTGCTGATACGCCTTCACTAGATGGTGAATATGCTTCATTTGGTAAGGTAATCGAGGGAATGGACGTTGTAGATGACATTGTATCAGTAGAAACAATGCCTGGTGATATGCCGGTTGAAGGACAAGAGCAAGTTATTAAGCAAATGACAGTTGAAACAAATGAGTAA
- a CDS encoding NAD(P)/FAD-dependent oxidoreductase has translation MKSVIVVGAGILGASAAYHLAKSGAKVTIIDRRDKGQATEAAAGIVCPWLTQRRNKAWYQLAKNGAKYYPSLIEELEQLGETQTGYKKVGTISLHTDEGKLDKMEERAKKRLEDAPEIGEITRLSKEEVQSLFPLLSEDFSAVHVSGGARVNGRALRDSLIEAAKKHGAEFVEAEAQLIARGNRVIGVSCCGEERLSDQVIVTAGAWAKELFKPLGVTLKIEPQKAQIVHLDVQNEDTESWPVVMPPNNQYLLAFEDGRIVAGATHEDEMGYDMRPTVGGLHDIFDKALHIAPHLNDSTFLEVKVGFRPVAPNFLPIIGPLPSWEGILLANGLGASGLTVGPYLGGELAKLSLEIPTEIDLELYDVEGAIE, from the coding sequence ATGAAGTCAGTTATTGTAGTAGGAGCAGGTATTCTTGGTGCATCTGCCGCGTACCACCTAGCGAAGTCGGGTGCAAAAGTGACGATTATAGACCGCAGGGACAAAGGACAAGCAACAGAAGCAGCAGCGGGAATTGTGTGTCCGTGGCTTACACAGCGGAGAAATAAAGCGTGGTATCAGCTCGCCAAAAATGGCGCGAAATACTATCCATCATTAATAGAGGAATTAGAACAACTAGGAGAAACACAGACAGGCTATAAGAAAGTGGGGACAATCAGTTTACATACAGATGAGGGCAAGCTAGACAAAATGGAAGAAAGAGCAAAAAAAAGGCTGGAAGATGCTCCGGAAATCGGGGAAATTACCCGCCTCTCCAAAGAAGAGGTGCAAAGCCTCTTTCCACTGTTGTCAGAGGACTTTAGTGCGGTACATGTAAGCGGAGGAGCTAGGGTGAATGGACGTGCACTTAGGGATTCACTGATTGAGGCAGCCAAAAAGCACGGGGCTGAATTTGTGGAAGCAGAGGCGCAGCTAATCGCAAGAGGCAATCGAGTGATAGGGGTGAGCTGCTGCGGTGAAGAGCGTCTAAGTGATCAAGTCATTGTAACAGCTGGAGCTTGGGCAAAAGAGCTATTTAAGCCTCTCGGAGTTACTTTAAAAATTGAACCTCAAAAAGCTCAAATTGTTCATTTGGACGTCCAAAACGAGGATACAGAATCTTGGCCTGTTGTGATGCCGCCTAATAATCAATATTTACTGGCTTTTGAAGACGGAAGGATCGTGGCTGGGGCCACTCATGAAGATGAGATGGGCTATGATATGCGGCCGACAGTTGGCGGGCTTCATGATATTTTTGATAAAGCACTGCACATTGCCCCTCATTTAAATGATAGTACGTTTTTAGAGGTGAAGGTAGGCTTTAGACCGGTTGCTCCAAATTTCCTTCCTATCATTGGCCCGCTTCCAAGTTGGGAAGGCATTCTACTTGCCAATGGATTAGGAGCTTCTGGATTAACGGTCGGACCTTATTTGGGCGGTGAACTAGCGAAGCTTTCACTTGAGATTCCAACAGAGATTGATCTTGAATTATATGATGTAGAAGGTGCGATTGAATAA
- a CDS encoding ferritin produces MLNDKLLEALNEQMNFEFYSAHTYMAMAAYCSAEGIDGFANFFLVQAEEERFHAMKFYNFINTLGERAVISGFETPNNEFRSILDVFEKALTQEKVVTKRIYHLSDLAWDVREHATINFLKWFIEEQVEEEDMFDSIIQKLKRIDNDSNAFFMMDNEFAKRTFTPGE; encoded by the coding sequence ATGTTAAATGATAAACTTCTCGAAGCTTTAAATGAGCAAATGAACTTTGAATTTTATTCTGCTCACACGTATATGGCGATGGCAGCCTACTGTTCTGCTGAGGGGATAGACGGATTTGCTAACTTCTTTTTAGTCCAAGCAGAAGAAGAGAGATTTCACGCAATGAAGTTTTATAATTTTATTAATACCTTAGGAGAGCGAGCTGTCATTTCAGGATTTGAGACACCTAATAATGAGTTCCGTTCCATTTTAGATGTGTTTGAAAAAGCATTAACTCAAGAAAAAGTAGTCACAAAACGGATCTATCATCTCTCTGATTTAGCATGGGATGTAAGAGAGCATGCCACAATTAACTTTCTAAAATGGTTTATTGAAGAGCAGGTAGAAGAAGAAGATATGTTTGACAGCATTATTCAAAAACTAAAGCGTATTGATAATGACAGCAATGCGTTCTTCATGATGGATAATGAGTTTGCGAAACGAACATTTACACCTGGTGAATAG
- a CDS encoding peroxiredoxin, which produces MRHQHNAFTVHDVEQCDLPFCAQTNDTAPLFTAETYHSTTDRIEKINLVDYRGKWTILLFYSSDFTFVUPTELAAVAALYPELQALGADVLGISTDSVYAHKVFTKVSPNAARVTYPLVSDRNQAISRAYRILDAKGGYAMRGTVIISPEGIIKARSVYPPEVGRNAFEILRLIQGLQHNQQTGQGIPANWVSGQSAITPDQGLIGEV; this is translated from the coding sequence ATGAGGCATCAACACAATGCATTTACAGTACATGATGTAGAGCAATGTGATCTTCCTTTTTGTGCGCAAACGAATGATACGGCCCCGTTGTTTACAGCTGAGACTTATCACTCGACAACTGATCGCATTGAAAAAATAAATCTTGTTGATTATCGAGGGAAATGGACGATTTTATTGTTTTATTCGAGTGACTTCACCTTCGTTTGACCAACGGAATTAGCAGCGGTCGCTGCTCTTTATCCTGAGCTTCAAGCCTTAGGTGCAGATGTCCTTGGAATCAGTACAGATAGCGTGTATGCCCATAAAGTTTTCACAAAAGTCTCTCCTAATGCAGCAAGAGTAACCTATCCGCTTGTTAGCGATCGGAATCAAGCGATCTCAAGAGCCTATAGAATATTAGATGCAAAAGGCGGCTATGCCATGCGAGGCACGGTCATTATAAGCCCTGAAGGAATCATAAAAGCAAGAAGCGTCTATCCCCCTGAAGTAGGGAGGAACGCTTTTGAAATCCTACGCTTAATCCAAGGCCTTCAGCATAATCAGCAGACAGGTCAAGGCATACCAGCCAATTGGGTTTCTGGGCAATCAGCCATTACACCGGACCAAGGCCTGATCGGTGAAGTTTAG
- a CDS encoding uracil/xanthine transporter, with product MKKWVSAFTLTSSVQWLFFIFANTIVVPLSVAQAFQVPSETVTLMLSSSLIFTGLACMIQGLFGHRYPLMEGHSGLLWGVMLNLGLSASAMGMSYTQIGGGLATGILLAGVVTILLVALNWIQYVQRIFTPMVMSVYLFLLTFQLIFVFFQGMLGITEQGIINIPVSILSLVLVVFVSILKIKGSKMISNFSILIGIVVGWIIYAAVFPNEGEPVVMQGLSFALYPLGTPNLEYGIIAVAFFAGMLNLTNTVASIQAAAELFKDTPNAGQYRRSFFWTGFFSIIVSGFGLVPYTPFTSSIGFLESTQIYRKEPFLLAGGMLSLVGLIPPVTAFLITLPISVGNAVLFVAYLQLFGTAFNSLRGERFTSNTIFRLAGPLLLGVSLMAISPTAFNGIPNLLQPIISNGLIMGVVLSICLERFISWEYIDQEMQKAS from the coding sequence ATGAAGAAATGGGTATCAGCTTTTACACTGACATCGTCTGTTCAATGGTTATTTTTTATTTTTGCCAACACGATCGTTGTCCCTCTTTCAGTGGCACAAGCCTTCCAAGTCCCTTCTGAAACCGTTACATTAATGCTTAGCAGTTCACTGATCTTTACAGGACTGGCATGTATGATTCAAGGGCTTTTCGGGCATAGGTATCCTTTAATGGAAGGACATTCTGGGCTTTTATGGGGAGTCATGCTCAATCTTGGTTTATCAGCTTCTGCTATGGGCATGTCGTACACGCAAATAGGCGGGGGGCTTGCAACTGGCATTCTTTTAGCCGGGGTAGTAACGATTCTTCTTGTTGCATTAAACTGGATTCAATATGTCCAGCGGATCTTCACTCCTATGGTCATGAGTGTTTATTTATTTTTACTGACCTTTCAATTAATTTTTGTTTTCTTTCAAGGAATGCTTGGCATTACAGAGCAGGGAATAATCAATATTCCCGTCAGCATTCTTTCCTTAGTGCTCGTTGTTTTCGTGAGCATATTAAAAATAAAAGGGTCAAAAATGATCAGCAACTTTTCCATATTAATAGGAATCGTAGTCGGCTGGATCATTTATGCTGCGGTGTTTCCAAACGAAGGAGAGCCTGTGGTGATGCAGGGACTGTCTTTTGCTCTTTACCCATTAGGAACGCCGAATTTGGAGTATGGAATTATCGCTGTTGCTTTTTTTGCAGGAATGTTAAATTTGACGAACACGGTTGCTTCTATCCAAGCAGCCGCAGAATTATTTAAGGATACACCTAATGCAGGGCAGTATCGCAGATCGTTTTTTTGGACCGGCTTTTTCTCGATTATCGTTTCAGGCTTTGGTCTTGTACCATATACGCCATTCACTTCATCGATCGGCTTTTTAGAAAGTACACAAATTTACCGGAAGGAACCTTTTTTACTGGCAGGAGGAATGCTCTCATTAGTAGGGCTGATCCCACCAGTTACAGCCTTTTTGATTACTCTTCCTATTTCAGTTGGGAATGCCGTTCTTTTTGTAGCGTATCTTCAATTGTTTGGAACCGCATTTAACAGCTTAAGAGGAGAACGCTTTACTTCTAACACCATTTTCAGACTGGCAGGTCCTTTGCTCTTAGGTGTCAGTTTAATGGCGATTTCGCCTACAGCATTTAACGGAATTCCTAATCTCCTTCAACCGATCATTTCAAATGGGCTGATCATGGGTGTTGTCTTATCTATCTGTCTAGAACGTTTTATCTCCTGGGAGTATATAGATCAAGAGATGCAAAAAGCTTCTTAG
- a CDS encoding STAS domain-containing protein — translation MHQNRELYDFLKEHSHQISEEWYASIDEQDPGSIYASNNQAVVNELRSKNHEYVEQIIQLFIHDECEFYNAFKAWSEELAKDVKHLDTPLHYVIREFFSTKKVLLSYIKKYAYLNKDKVDFDDIFSWTEIVIKFVNISVTIFIEAYHQNTTKRFLAQEEIINELSSPLIPLQNQTALLPLVGKIDSARGKVILEKTLNQCAAKEISTLFIDLSGVLTIDELVAEQLYHLIESLRLTGVETILSGIRPEIAQMSIKLGLRFNRLTTASSLAKALSSTPESNDDEERTLL, via the coding sequence ATGCATCAGAATAGAGAACTATATGATTTCCTTAAAGAACATTCTCATCAAATATCAGAGGAATGGTATGCATCCATCGATGAGCAGGACCCAGGCTCTATTTATGCTTCAAATAACCAAGCGGTGGTTAACGAATTGCGAAGCAAAAATCACGAGTATGTCGAACAAATCATTCAATTATTTATTCATGATGAATGTGAATTTTATAACGCGTTTAAAGCCTGGTCAGAAGAACTTGCCAAAGATGTTAAGCATCTAGACACGCCTCTGCACTATGTTATACGCGAGTTCTTTTCTACAAAGAAAGTACTCCTATCCTATATTAAAAAATATGCGTATTTAAATAAAGATAAAGTAGACTTTGATGATATCTTCAGCTGGACTGAGATCGTCATTAAATTTGTTAATATCTCCGTCACGATCTTTATCGAGGCTTATCATCAAAATACAACCAAGCGCTTTCTTGCACAGGAAGAGATTATTAATGAATTAAGTTCACCTTTAATTCCTCTTCAAAATCAAACTGCCCTTCTTCCATTAGTCGGGAAGATTGATTCTGCGCGCGGGAAAGTTATTTTAGAAAAGACCTTAAACCAATGTGCTGCAAAAGAAATTTCTACATTATTTATCGACCTCTCTGGAGTGCTGACAATAGACGAGCTCGTGGCAGAACAGCTGTATCACTTAATCGAATCGCTGCGCTTAACTGGTGTGGAAACGATTCTTTCTGGAATCAGACCTGAAATTGCGCAAATGTCGATAAAGCTTGGCCTTCGTTTTAATCGTTTAACAACAGCCTCCTCACTCGCAAAAGCGTTATCTAGTACACCTGAATCTAACGATGATGAAGAAAGAACTCTCCTTTAA
- a CDS encoding DHH family phosphoesterase produces the protein MYRLYTHNDLDGIGCGIVAKLAFGDQVKVFYNSVQSLDRQIERFFEEEKETEQLIISDLSINEENTKRVEEYVQKGGNAVLIDHHKTALHFNEYDWAKVEVEYEDGRLTSATSLLYEYLCEQQLLEPKPAIDQFVDLVRQWDTWEWDENETVDAKRLNDLFFMISMDEFEERMFTRLKENNAFSFDEFEGKLLAMEETKIERYIRRKRREMVQTFVGKHCTGIVYAESYHSELGNELGKESPHLDYITILNAGGRKISFRTIHDDIDVSEVAKKFDGGGHAKASGCQLTNEAFQLFVTKPFALAPLRIDASRNYLNHKESQNGSLYAGPDDTQYFIYPTKENQWVVDSKDKVVDSFNSFEKAERFIKRKYAAWLLPDDQFVEYLAKRVIKHKQKESQKH, from the coding sequence ATGTACCGATTATACACACATAACGATTTAGATGGGATAGGATGCGGGATTGTAGCAAAGCTTGCTTTTGGTGATCAGGTTAAGGTTTTTTACAATTCTGTTCAGAGCCTAGACAGGCAGATTGAACGTTTCTTTGAAGAGGAAAAAGAGACAGAACAGCTTATTATTAGTGATTTGTCTATAAATGAAGAGAATACAAAGAGGGTGGAGGAGTATGTACAAAAAGGAGGGAATGCCGTACTAATTGATCATCATAAGACGGCTCTTCACTTTAACGAGTATGACTGGGCGAAAGTAGAAGTAGAATATGAGGACGGACGGCTTACCTCGGCAACTTCTCTATTGTATGAGTATTTATGTGAGCAGCAATTATTAGAGCCAAAACCCGCAATTGATCAATTCGTTGATCTTGTCAGGCAATGGGATACGTGGGAATGGGATGAAAATGAGACAGTCGATGCTAAACGTTTAAATGATTTGTTTTTTATGATCTCGATGGATGAATTTGAAGAGAGAATGTTCACCCGTTTAAAAGAAAATAATGCGTTCTCTTTTGATGAATTTGAAGGAAAACTACTAGCGATGGAAGAAACAAAAATTGAGCGTTATATACGCCGGAAGCGACGTGAAATGGTCCAGACATTTGTCGGTAAACATTGTACAGGCATTGTTTATGCAGAGTCGTATCATTCAGAGCTAGGGAATGAACTTGGTAAGGAAAGTCCGCACCTTGATTATATTACGATATTAAATGCAGGAGGCCGGAAGATCAGCTTTAGAACGATTCATGATGATATCGACGTTTCTGAAGTGGCTAAAAAGTTTGACGGCGGGGGTCATGCAAAAGCCTCTGGATGTCAATTAACGAACGAAGCCTTTCAATTGTTTGTGACCAAGCCTTTTGCTCTTGCTCCCTTACGAATAGATGCCAGCCGCAATTATTTGAATCACAAGGAATCACAAAACGGCAGTTTATATGCCGGCCCTGATGACACTCAATACTTTATCTACCCAACAAAAGAGAATCAGTGGGTTGTTGATTCTAAGGATAAAGTGGTAGACAGTTTTAATTCGTTTGAGAAAGCGGAGCGTTTTATTAAACGTAAATATGCTGCTTGGCTTCTGCCTGATGACCAGTTTGTAGAATATCTTGCAAAGCGTGTGATTAAGCATAAACAAAAAGAAAGTCAGAAGCATTAA
- a CDS encoding sensor domain-containing diguanylate cyclase, translating into MKMIGKKTALIFTVITILITLTLLSYTWLATVVLLSIPVVWWLGGIIDDASIKMEQLKIKAETLEAANEKLQEKKEEYESLLDLLEGAIFQFSLSSNEMYVSEGMKNLYGTDYTHERLKDWKASILPDYQLKVEEHEQRLLAGESSKVEFEIVHPEQGRKWIMQIATPIADDEGEVTKIIGQMIDITSRKTLENELKQMAFYDELTDLPNRKSLYRHIEKALARSKRHQHTFSLMFIDLDDFKIVNDTMGHDAGDMLLKEVVSRLNESIREEDLISRIGGDEFIVLFEETCKEEIESIAERILERVAMPYEINEKEANISLSIGVSMYPDDGEDKDTLIEHADQAMYFAKFNGKNSYKLYTPDLSDMEYKKVSLLDKFKHTFQKAKLFS; encoded by the coding sequence ATGAAGATGATAGGCAAGAAAACAGCGCTTATTTTTACAGTAATCACTATTTTGATCACTCTAACCCTGCTAAGCTATACGTGGCTGGCCACAGTAGTACTTTTGTCCATCCCTGTAGTGTGGTGGCTTGGAGGAATTATAGACGATGCCTCTATCAAAATGGAACAATTGAAAATAAAAGCAGAGACTCTCGAAGCAGCAAACGAAAAGCTTCAAGAGAAAAAAGAAGAATATGAATCGTTGCTGGATTTGTTAGAGGGAGCTATTTTTCAATTTTCTCTTTCTTCTAATGAAATGTATGTATCAGAAGGTATGAAAAACTTGTATGGTACTGATTATACTCACGAGCGATTAAAAGATTGGAAGGCTTCTATTCTGCCAGATTATCAATTGAAAGTAGAAGAGCATGAACAGCGCTTACTAGCTGGAGAATCCTCAAAGGTTGAGTTCGAGATTGTCCATCCTGAACAAGGGCGTAAATGGATCATGCAGATTGCGACACCGATTGCAGATGATGAGGGTGAAGTGACCAAAATCATCGGGCAGATGATCGATATTACAAGCCGGAAAACTCTTGAAAATGAGCTGAAGCAAATGGCTTTTTATGATGAATTAACAGATCTGCCGAATCGGAAGTCATTGTATCGTCATATTGAAAAAGCCCTAGCTAGATCGAAGAGACATCAACATACATTCTCTTTAATGTTTATTGATTTAGATGATTTTAAAATCGTTAATGACACAATGGGTCATGATGCAGGAGATATGTTATTAAAAGAAGTTGTAAGCAGGTTAAATGAAAGTATACGAGAAGAGGATTTAATTTCTCGTATTGGCGGGGATGAATTTATCGTTCTTTTTGAAGAGACATGTAAAGAAGAAATTGAGTCGATTGCAGAAAGAATATTAGAACGGGTTGCTATGCCATATGAAATTAATGAGAAGGAAGCGAATATCTCACTTAGTATTGGGGTCAGTATGTATCCTGACGATGGAGAGGATAAAGATACATTAATTGAACATGCCGATCAAGCGATGTACTTTGCCAAATTTAACGGTAAAAATTCATATAAACTCTACACACCGGATTTATCAGATATGGAATACAAAAAAGTTAGCCTCTTAGATAAATTTAAACATACGTTCCAAAAAGCGAAACTGTTCAGCTGA
- a CDS encoding L,D-transpeptidase family protein: MYQHIVLPGETLFSISEDYRTPYQAILAANQIPNPNMIYVGQPIVIPGIPDPALIPFFIDVSISNRTLYLYENEQLQKVYPIAVGRMLYDTPVGDFIIVNREPNPGGPFGTLWLSLSKKSYGIHGTNDPSSIGHAVSKGCIRMFNQDVEELGSIVPNGTRVRIRP, encoded by the coding sequence ATGTATCAGCATATTGTACTCCCGGGGGAAACGTTATTTTCCATTTCTGAAGATTATCGCACGCCATATCAAGCAATCCTTGCGGCCAATCAGATCCCCAATCCAAATATGATCTATGTCGGCCAGCCGATTGTTATTCCTGGAATTCCTGACCCTGCGTTAATACCGTTTTTCATTGATGTATCCATCTCTAATAGAACCCTCTATTTATATGAAAATGAACAACTTCAGAAGGTGTACCCTATTGCAGTAGGACGCATGCTTTATGATACTCCTGTCGGCGACTTTATTATTGTAAACCGTGAGCCCAACCCAGGCGGACCGTTTGGAACCCTTTGGCTGTCCTTATCTAAGAAAAGTTACGGCATCCATGGGACCAATGATCCATCCTCAATCGGCCATGCCGTCTCTAAAGGGTGTATTCGAATGTTTAACCAAGATGTGGAAGAGCTTGGGAGTATTGTGCCAAATGGGACTAGAGTAAGGATTCGTCCTTAA